TTATCTTTCTGAGAGGAATcattatttattgtatttttattatCATACCTTTTACCTCCTTGTGTCTCTTAACCTgataaaatgttatattttgttACTATGCTACATGTATCTGTAAAGGTCTTAACATCTGATCTGAGGGGAACttcttgttgtttatttttaacttgttATAGGAGTaaataaatcacacactgatggaacatcactatattgtaattatttatataggctttttctgtcaaagatgtccggggtcggtcagggggtacttggctgagaaaatgtttcaaagggggtacattactgaaaaaagtttgagaagcatccttggtttgggggaaatttcgaggctgcacatgggtagacttcacgcccttaaaatccccacaatgctttgcgcacggaccaatttccccaaatctgtggcggaaaatgtaaggcggggactctcatatgacgcacaggTGTTTTCGTTTtacgaatgccaggaaggattcttgcctcgcttctgaaggaagtgactcggaagacatgtgctaccaagcaagcgtactcgcgattgagaaacacccagaggaTCTGATTGGCTCTCACCTCCTGGTGACTGCTCCTCATGTACACCAGCTCCTCTTTCATATCCTCCATATTCAGCTCCAATTCGCTGATGGAGAGGGTCAGGCTGTCCCGGACCCCTTTGAGACGAATCACATCAGCCTGCACCATCGAATGCATGTTCAACTCTATATCATACCTGCAGAACGAAGCCATGTGTAGTTCACAAATGAAATGaattaaagaaaaacaattatgCCATAAGGGTGCATAGAGCGACCAAGGAGGGCACACCTACTTTACTTGAAAGTCTTCTGCAGCCAGTTTAGCATTGTCAATCTGCAGTATGATGCGTTGGTTGTCTAAATATTTATTCAAGATCTAAGTGGGAGAAAAGGTTTCTGTAGCATTATTCCATTCATATTACACCCTTCACTTTAGCACTCATCAGTACAATTATGCATCATCTTTGTGCAGTTGAAGACACCAAAACATGACAGCATGTAGTACAATCACTGAacaactgtttttattttattattgaatagtagttttttcaataatgtttttttgCGATGATGTGCTACAGTACCTGAGCTCGGACATCAGTGATGATGGCGAAGAACTTTGAAAAGTCATTGGAGTGAGAAGGACTTCTCTTCTCTAAGAAATCTCTGATCTGCAGCTCCAGTCTTCTGTTGGCCGACTCCAGGGAGTGCACCTGAACACAACCACAGGGTGACGTCAAACAGTCTCCATACTGTAGCTAACTCTCTCTGCATCAGCTGACAGATGACAGAGGCATCCATTCATAACATACTTAAGTCCTGGCTCCAAAGGTATGTCTTGCGCCGAGAAGCAATACTTTTTTAAACAATGTATTCTTGTTAAGATTAGTACTAACTAAATGCCAACATATTAATGGGAAAAAGGTAATGGTATTCTTTACTAAAAGTGAAAATAATTTCTTCAGAaggcagtggtgtaaagtaactaagcacATTTGCTCAAGTACCAACTTAAGTACAaatgttgagatacttgtactttagtatTGTATTTCACTatgttgctactttgtacttcttctactccactacaaatcagaggtaaatcatgtacttttactcctctacatgtatttaatacctttagttactttacagatttggagtaactcttaaatcagactttagtcacacctggagtaaattcacaagctaccctgcagtatacaaagtcattcaaacgagctgcacctttaccagctgtgacaacactttaatgatcaataaaTATGATCAAAACacaacatatatattattctgaaataatctgcataatgagtacttttacttttggtactttaagtatattttgatgccaatacttttgtacttttacttgagtaatatattgaatgcaggacttttacttgtaacagagtattcctacactctggtacttctacttttactcaagatctgagtacttctcccacctctggttaTACGTGTTTTAATGTTGTAGCTGGTCATCAAACTTTTTTGAGGTAAGGATATAATTTACAATGTTTTCTAACTATTAAAAGTATTTAACATcataatctgcaaagtaactctaAAGCAAAGTAAGTACGTAGAACCATATTAGCCTCTAAAATACAGTTGCATGCACGTAGAAAAGTGACATCAATGTGAAAAACTCAGTCCAAACTGATGTAATTAAGTACACTCAGCACTTAACTGAATTCATTTGTTTCTGACCATTGTTTTAGGACCGAATTGAAACATTGTGAACCCCTCCTTTAAAGTTTGGCATTTGTGCGTGTCTCTGAAGGTGCTTCAAAGTAAGAAATCATCTATGTAAGGACGAACATATAATGCATTTTAAGGGGCAAATTAATGGGTATACgcaaattaataaaaaatattcTATCACAGTGAAGGTTCTAGAACAATACAGAGGATTCTGCATACATTTTTAGTTATCATCATGATCATCATGatcaaagtcctgcattcaatatATTactgcaagcgtctttgagtttcctgaaaagcgctatacaagtctcatgtatcatcatcatcatcatcatcatcatcatcatcatcatcatcatcatcatcatcatcatcatcatcatcatcatcatcatcatcatcatcatcatcacggcTCACCTGCTGCAGGTAGGATTCCAGGCGGTCGTTGAGGTTCTGCATGGTCACCTTCTCATTGAAGATCACTGCGCTTTCACTGAAAGGGTTGTGTGACCCGGAGGTATAGAAGGACTGGGAGATGCGGGTCCCGGAGCCCCCGGCCCCCCCATACACACTGGGAGAGCGGCTCTGCATCAGGGGCCCGCTGGTGGGGAGGAGGAAGCACTGGAAGCCTCCGACCGACTTCTGCATGCCTCCTCTCTGGCTCAGGGAGCTGCTGGTCAAGCTGCGGGCGCTGTAGCTCTGGCGGCTGCTCTGGCGGCTGAATGAGACAGACATGTTGGAGGTGACCTGGAGGTGATGAGCAGAGCTAGAGAGTTTCCAAGGAGTACCTGAGTCTGCGACAAGTGGGCTTTTtatagagaggaggagagaggaaccAGATTGAACCCATGCCAACAATGTGTGGTATGCTGACGACTTGTGTTTTCAAACCTGTCGAGCATTAGCAACGCTCTTTAGGCGACAGGTTGAACATCTAGTTAGGCGGCTTAATGGTTAATGATACCGTGCCCGCAGCCTGGTATGTAGATAACCATTTGTTTTCCTTCGGTGTCAGTCATACTTTGGCTGAAGCTCAGGTATTTCAGTGTGTGCACagctttaataattaaataaaaataatacttttgtCACTAGCCTATACTCAGTGCTTTGAAAGGGATTTCCTTTCCCTGTAGTTTGATATATTGGCTTTTGTGCATGTAAGTGGTCTGCAAAGACTACAATTCCAAAGTTTCTCTACCAcaaccccccccctgcctgaaatgcTTCCATTGGAGTCCTTTGTTAACTTCTGTAACATAATAAGCACTTTAGACAgaaggtgaaaagaggtgcagcattaaagcatgtaacattcattcaagtacATTTCTagcataataaataaatacaataataagaataatacaATAATGCCACATATgtcaaaaatattattaatacacTAATGGGACAGTATGGCAAACAAAGAAAtaacaaaacataaaaatatttaaaataaaaacaaagttatatatatatgtagaaaatgtcataatatattatgttttaaaagtaaattcatagtatagtatgtcgTTAAACAGTCAAAGTAAAAACCAGAAGACTTATTTCCACTGTGGTCCTAAAATAACAGCACAAGATGAAACAACACGACCACAGCGCAGACACTACatgatatacatatatatatatatatatataaatagcaGATAGCAGAGATGAGAATTAAATTAACTGCATGGTACTTTGTAAACAGGTCTTTAAGGTCACTTTTAATGTGCTAATACTGTGTTGGTGAGCCCAGAGCACAGCGGAGCTTGGTGATGATGCATGGTGTCATAACATCCACCTGCACCACCATATGACGCATCCTCACCTCAACCTGAGAGAGAGTTGGCAGGGACGCCAAGACTTTAGTCACACATAGTTTTGAATATAATTGctttctgttttattttgaacattatTATTAATCCTTGCTAAGAAGTAAAGCGAGTGGAACGGGAACTCAATTACCCAATTACCCaatcacacacccacacacacacacacacacacacacacacacacacacacacacacacacacacacacacacacacacacacacacacacacacacacacacacacacacacacacacacacacacacacacacacacacctttttcaTAGGAAGCTTATTCACCATTTAGTCAGAGTAAAATGTGTCTAAATCAGACAGCAGATCGGTGACAGCAGATATGTGTGGCCTTCACTCACTTCCAGATTTAAGGCCATTAAAAGTCCACCATCACAGATATAAGCTATTGGTTAAATGTGTATTTAGTATCATAATCCAAGGCTTTCCAAGAGTTCGTTTTTATGTGTTTCAACGTGAAGCCTTAAAATAATTAAACTGAATTCAGCAAGTTATAAGCTCAGGGTATTATCATTTATAGTTAATTTGCATGTTAAAATGTTTTTCTTACAATCTCAGTAAACCAATATCCCTTCTTTTCAACTGAGTCAGGAGAAAGaaatatacaaatacaaaactTTTGTCAAATGCTGTGATTGTTCATCTTTTGGGATATGATCAGAACCGAGAACGTAGAGAGATGAGCACCTATAGCAGCACAAATGATGAAgacatgtttgtttaaaatcactaTTACACAAccatgtcttttttattttgtagtaaAAGACTCATCAAAACCAGCCAGCCTTCCAAAGTGAAGCAGCTTCAAATTCCATGTGTGAAAATGAACAAAAGCAGCTACTGAGGATCTGCTGCAGCCTGGTCTGATAACGTGGGTACGTTGTCCACAGTGTGTGTTCATCAGATCTCAGTCATAGGTGTGTGTAACCTCAGATTATCTATTCACCTGAGAATTAGGAATATTGCAGCGGTCACAAAAGGTTCACAAATATCACTCCAACATCCTGCTGGATGTCTTTGGGCCAAGGTAACTGCTCAGATGTACTCACCAGCTAACACATCCCTGATGTATTGTCTGCAGGTGAACATATGCATGCAGATTCTCAACTTTCCATTGTGTTGCTATCACTTGTACTCATAAATCAGATCAGGTCATAAAACAGCTTATGCTTTCACTGCCTGGTAGAAGATATTGTAAAGCAGTGTCTTTTATATTTCCTGCTTTTCTCAACACAACACATGCTGTCAGTGGCAACTGGACACACAACCACTAAGCCACTTGTAGAAAATCTATACAGCATGTTAACAGGCTCCTTAGTATTTTTACTAAAAGGGTGGAGCGGACGTCACCTGGAAAGTTTGAGGGTTTCATAACATCCACCTGCACCATCAGCCTGAGAAATAATTTGCAGACGCCAAGATGTTATTCACCCACCAGAACTAGTTTTGAATATAAtttctttctgttttattttgaacgtTATTATGAATTCCCCTTCTGAGAAGCAAAGGGAGTAGCATGTGAACTCAAcaaccaaaacacacacatacacacacacacacacacacacacacacacacacacacacacacacacacacacacacacacacacacacacacagagccacaCCTTTTCATTGGAAGCTAATTTAACATTTAGTCAGAGTAAAATGTTATCAACACCAAACTGTAGAAAATATGTGAATCCGCTGCACCACACCCTTCAGGGGAAAGTGACAGCAGGCTTTGCACGCAAATATGTGTGGCCTTAATCACATACAGATTTAAGGCCATTATTACAGATATacgcagggttgggagggttactttgtaaatgtaatcagttactgattactgattacatggctctgaaagtaatccgaatacagttacagttacgtgtctttaaaaagtaacgtaatcagattacttttagattacttttggattactttctttttcctgggtatgttttggtgaacaggagacacaaaaagcaaaaggaaactgaacgtgttttactgttttaatggcttatcaagagcacaactgaaacatcacatctgaaacgatgtaacaacataatacactttttggggatgcagcttgggatgtgaggagtgagggacacggcttagaacgggcgtgtcgccttctgtcctgccagtgttgggagGACATTAATTATTATTAGAATATTGCAGCGGTCACAAAAGGTTCACACATATCACTCCAACATCCTGCTGGATGTCTTTGGGCCAAGGTAACTGCTCAGATGTACTCACCAGCTAACACATCCCTGATGTATTGTCTGCAGGTGAACATATGCATGCAGATTCTCAACTTTCCATTGTGTTGCTATCACTTGTACTCATAAATCAGATCAGGTCATAAAACAGCTTATGCTCTCACTGCCTGGTAGAAGATATTGTAAAGCAGTGTCTTTTATATTTCCTGCTTTTCTCAACACAACACATGCTGTCAGTGGCAACTGGACACACAACCACTAAGCCACTTGTAGAAAATCTATACAGCATGTTAACAGGCTCCTTAGTATTTTTACTAAAAGGGTGGAGCGGACGTCACCTGGAAAGTCCAGGCCACAATGTTACATGGTGAAGAATCACCTCCAACCAgtcattaaatatatatataaaatatattttaatggatttttggtAAGAGGCCTAAAATAAGTTATGTTGCTAAATGAAGTCCAAGAGATTTAACATTTAGTTCTACTACATGAAATAGGTTACATTTCTCCACTCATGAAGGttttacgtgtcttaaaaatggCAGTTGCTAACAGGTAACTAAATTAGACTATTTTATGTAATCGCACAAGTGTGTGCAACCCTAAGTGTGTCATTAGCTTATAGGTGGTGGCGTTAACCTAGTGACCGTCCTATTGCTAGTTTATTACTTTAGCGGATTGCATTTTAAATACAACACAAGTTCTGATAATTTGTTCTGATTATCTTGCTCAACAAAACAGGTTTAAAAAGTTGTTGGCCACCaatcttattttctgcaataatccaaaaCCCCATGGAAAATAGCCATTGGGGTTTAGTAAACAGAACAAAGGTTA
Above is a window of Pseudochaenichthys georgianus chromosome 1, fPseGeo1.2, whole genome shotgun sequence DNA encoding:
- the LOC117457499 gene encoding keratin, type I cytoskeletal 19-like, with the translated sequence MSVSFSRQSSRQSYSARSLTSSSLSQRGGMQKSVGGFQCFLLPTSGPLMQSRSPSVYGGAGGSGTRISQSFYTSGSHNPFSESAVIFNEKVTMQNLNDRLESYLQQVHSLESANRRLELQIRDFLEKRSPSHSNDFSKFFAIITDVRAQILNKYLDNQRIILQIDNAKLAAEDFQVKYDIELNMHSMVQADVIRLKGVRDSLTLSISELELNMEDMKEELVYMRSSHQEDLQVIRNQRGGTVDVRVDCPDSKDIEKELKETREEYEALMVNNKQEVETWFQAKVEEFNVRILVSTTDVNKFYTELSELRRTYQNLEISRDAILTEIQCRQRTLEESNVRFNSQLSQLQLSINTLQVELQGLQLSIDQQQIEYRILLDIKMRLEMEIAEYRRLMDGETRERTFIQERKAYVIKEVVQVEEHKPHVERRIKTIVEKIIDGQVVSSSEQVETEDI